From Sphingobium sp. EM0848, the proteins below share one genomic window:
- a CDS encoding type IV secretion system protein — MHKGKFAAIGAIILGTAGPAAAQGIPVYDSSGYLQALATVKNTLSMIEQGKEQIAEAKQLYGSFNQVTDVNGIAPSLSTDAMRHLLPREARDLGRLMSSDNASLGSLGSAATRIRDANRIALPELRPGASAYERASRDALLRNGDLAARDAAIAESAYGVSAQRTAGLEELRTSLDTASDAKQVMDIQARVGVEDAHIQNDALQLQALRMRQEADARLRSQRESETILASKLGSLSQ; from the coding sequence ATGCATAAAGGCAAATTCGCAGCGATCGGTGCGATTATCCTGGGAACGGCGGGTCCGGCCGCCGCCCAGGGCATACCGGTCTATGACAGCTCCGGCTATTTGCAGGCGCTGGCCACGGTCAAAAACACCCTGTCGATGATTGAGCAGGGCAAAGAGCAGATCGCTGAAGCCAAGCAGCTCTACGGCAGCTTCAACCAGGTCACCGACGTCAACGGTATCGCCCCATCGCTTTCCACCGACGCCATGCGCCATCTTCTGCCGCGCGAGGCCCGCGACCTCGGCAGGCTGATGTCGTCGGACAATGCCAGCCTGGGATCGCTGGGCAGTGCCGCGACCCGGATTCGCGATGCCAATCGCATTGCCCTACCGGAATTGCGGCCCGGCGCTTCCGCCTATGAGCGGGCGTCGCGCGACGCTCTGTTGCGGAATGGCGATCTGGCCGCACGCGATGCCGCGATCGCGGAGTCGGCCTATGGCGTCTCGGCCCAACGCACAGCGGGCTTGGAAGAACTGCGCACCTCGCTCGATACGGCTTCGGACGCGAAACAGGTCATGGACATCCAGGCAAGGGTAGGGGTCGAAGACGCCCACATCCAAAATGATGCCCTGCAGTTGCAGGCGCTGCGGATGCGGCAAGAAGCGGACGCTCGGCTACGGTCGCAGCGCGAGAGCGAAACGATATTGGCTTCCAAGCTCGGGAGCCTGTCACAATGA
- a CDS encoding EexN family lipoprotein, whose protein sequence is MGKVLLLTALATAVLTGCERAPRGKDYLNSHPEELSELIKACADGSHSNQQECSNAESLRTLNNKMRSLSR, encoded by the coding sequence ATGGGTAAAGTTCTCCTGCTGACAGCGCTCGCGACGGCTGTCTTAACTGGGTGTGAGCGAGCGCCGCGGGGGAAGGACTATTTGAATTCCCATCCCGAGGAACTGAGCGAACTTATCAAGGCTTGCGCCGATGGCTCGCACTCGAACCAGCAGGAGTGTTCGAACGCCGAAAGTCTTCGAACACTCAACAACAAGATGCGGTCACTCTCAAGGTAG
- a CDS encoding type IV secretion system protein — protein sequence MATDLFSSLYTNIDGKLDLFLNERLQNVVDVVRGPLALGLVIYIALFGYMVMRGIIGEPWGELFYRMVKLCLLYIAATTVAYSEWITTPLFHGMPDAISQALAGKTIGTAGQAFDDYYTQSDVIIARIETEAASYSDINPYKLVLYALSLGLKALAGLSAAIGFAITIFAKVALAIIIALGPIFIALALFEPTRRFFHGWLGQTVNYIVLLAVIIAITTLITDLGAAATAASEGVVDTAFGAVLFAAYIFLGTIFFFQAPAIATGIAGGAAAGVGAFAGTAWGTMASPFRQRRIARNSRNLERSARRGGSIEAA from the coding sequence ATGGCTACGGACTTGTTCAGCTCACTTTACACGAACATTGATGGGAAGCTGGACCTTTTCCTAAATGAGCGTCTCCAAAATGTGGTCGACGTCGTGCGCGGGCCGCTGGCACTCGGCCTCGTAATCTACATAGCCCTTTTTGGTTACATGGTGATGCGCGGCATCATCGGCGAACCTTGGGGCGAGTTGTTCTACCGCATGGTCAAGCTCTGTCTTTTGTATATCGCCGCAACGACAGTCGCGTATTCCGAGTGGATCACGACGCCGCTTTTTCATGGAATGCCAGACGCTATCTCGCAGGCTCTCGCGGGGAAGACGATTGGGACGGCCGGCCAGGCTTTTGACGATTACTACACGCAAAGTGATGTCATTATTGCCCGCATTGAGACTGAGGCCGCGAGCTACAGTGATATCAATCCTTATAAATTGGTCCTTTATGCGTTGAGCTTGGGGCTTAAGGCGCTCGCAGGTCTCTCGGCGGCCATCGGCTTCGCTATTACAATATTTGCCAAAGTTGCACTCGCGATCATCATCGCCCTCGGGCCCATTTTTATCGCCCTCGCATTGTTCGAACCGACAAGACGCTTCTTTCATGGCTGGCTTGGCCAAACCGTAAATTACATCGTCTTGCTGGCTGTAATCATCGCGATCACGACCCTTATTACCGATCTCGGGGCAGCTGCCACGGCAGCATCTGAAGGTGTTGTAGATACGGCATTCGGTGCTGTTCTGTTTGCTGCATACATATTTCTCGGCACAATCTTCTTCTTCCAGGCTCCTGCGATCGCCACCGGCATTGCGGGCGGGGCCGCCGCCGGGGTCGGCGCCTTCGCTGGGACCGCCTGGGGGACGATGGCCTCCCCCTTCCGACAACGCCGCATTGCGCGGAACAGCCGCAATCTGGAGCGCTCCGCTCGTCGTGGCGGCTCCATCGAAGCGGCATAG
- a CDS encoding virB8 family protein: MRAADDRAEAVPVSGLQRYFRDARSWDQDRVRSALRSTRVAWTVAAVASVLAAASIFAVAALAPLKTVAPYVIRVNQTTGAVDVQTALTQRPMRYDEAVTKYFLAQYVRTRESWIPAAAEENFRFVTILSQPTEQQRWARFFSNNNATSPQNAWGKNAVVQARVRNIAFINDRVANVRFTRIVQTETDTQSSDWIATVTFAYANAPMAEGDRYRNPLGFQVENYRSDPEVIR; encoded by the coding sequence ATGCGAGCTGCTGATGATCGCGCTGAGGCTGTGCCTGTATCGGGGCTACAGCGCTATTTCCGGGACGCGCGAAGCTGGGACCAGGACAGGGTTCGATCGGCGTTGCGATCGACGCGCGTGGCTTGGACCGTGGCGGCGGTAGCCTCGGTCCTTGCAGCCGCATCCATTTTTGCCGTCGCCGCGCTGGCTCCCCTCAAGACTGTCGCGCCCTATGTCATTCGGGTCAATCAGACGACGGGCGCGGTGGATGTCCAGACGGCGCTGACCCAGCGGCCGATGCGCTATGATGAGGCGGTCACCAAATACTTCCTCGCGCAATATGTCCGCACACGCGAAAGCTGGATACCGGCGGCGGCCGAGGAGAATTTCCGCTTTGTGACGATCCTGTCGCAGCCTACGGAGCAGCAGCGCTGGGCACGCTTCTTCAGCAATAACAATGCCACCAGTCCCCAGAACGCCTGGGGGAAAAACGCGGTCGTGCAGGCGCGGGTGCGCAACATCGCCTTCATCAATGATCGGGTCGCCAATGTGCGATTCACACGGATCGTCCAGACCGAGACGGATACGCAGAGCAGCGATTGGATCGCCACGGTCACATTCGCCTATGCCAATGCGCCGATGGCCGAAGGTGACCGCTATCGGAACCCGCTCGGCTTCCAGGTCGAAAATTACCGCTCCGACCCGGAGGTGATCCGATGA
- the virB9 gene encoding P-type conjugative transfer protein VirB9 — MRALAAAIILALAPISAGHAVEVPRGGPSDPRVKFVDYEETQVYRVVGTFRTATQIVLSEDETIQHVALGDTFSWEVAVAGHILFLKPRERAGPTNLIVTTSRGGVLRSYAFELTARSGPITGRNGHAYFQVRFRYPRDDAARTERLRAAQIAMQAAALEAQAVRGALDHAVIEGPRNMNYKVQGSSELQPSEVSDNGQFTVLRFPANREVPAIYLVRPDGSETLVPFDVRDEFVVVHLVARQLRLRRGGEVLCIYNQAPEPYGVDHGTNTGSPHVERTITHPQE; from the coding sequence ATGAGGGCGCTCGCTGCCGCGATCATCTTGGCGCTCGCACCCATATCTGCGGGCCATGCGGTTGAGGTGCCGAGGGGCGGCCCGTCCGACCCTCGCGTCAAGTTCGTGGATTACGAGGAAACCCAGGTTTATCGCGTCGTCGGCACCTTTCGGACGGCAACCCAGATTGTCCTCAGCGAGGACGAGACGATCCAGCATGTGGCGCTGGGCGACACCTTCTCCTGGGAGGTCGCGGTGGCCGGGCACATCTTGTTCCTCAAGCCACGCGAGCGGGCTGGACCGACCAACCTCATCGTCACGACGTCCCGCGGTGGTGTGTTGCGGAGCTATGCCTTCGAATTGACCGCGCGCAGCGGGCCGATCACCGGCCGCAACGGCCACGCTTATTTCCAGGTGCGTTTCCGCTATCCAAGGGATGACGCGGCGCGGACGGAACGTTTGCGAGCGGCACAGATCGCGATGCAAGCGGCTGCACTGGAGGCCCAGGCTGTACGCGGTGCCCTCGATCATGCGGTGATCGAGGGTCCGCGCAACATGAATTACAAGGTCCAGGGCTCGAGCGAGCTGCAGCCGTCGGAGGTCTCCGACAACGGCCAATTCACGGTGCTGCGGTTTCCAGCGAACCGGGAAGTGCCTGCCATTTATCTGGTGAGGCCGGACGGGTCCGAAACGCTGGTTCCCTTCGATGTCCGTGACGAATTCGTCGTCGTTCATCTGGTGGCGCGCCAACTGCGCCTGCGCCGGGGCGGCGAGGTGCTCTGTATCTATAACCAGGCGCCCGAACCTTATGGCGTCGACCATGGGACGAATACCGGATCGCCCCATGTCGAGCGCACCATCACACATCCGCAGGAATGA
- the virB10 gene encoding type IV secretion system protein VirB10, producing MADESSPVVRQLHGADPTPERDEILHERGIQPIGGMTPARRNTALIFAGTAMVLGILWVNSGTGRQSSSRDLTAPAGAARERPDIVARETVDYAAVAPQPRPLGAAGADPNAPVLNPAVGVPGPDGQIVPAMQPGAAPSGTSTPRPTLAEQARRSTLIAYGGRDLGGEAGRPIAAGAAGEAPDNAAGAPESGEGRAPNALDLLRQSSSIGEARASMLPNRNFLITAGTLIPCILQTAINSAQPGYTSCLIPRDVYSENGRVVLMEKGTRVLGEYRGGIQQGQNRLFVLWTRAVTPQGVRIDLASPGSDALGRAGLAGAVDSFFWARFGGALLLSLVDDAAYIAGQAASSGNGNFNNVTRAPSEGAAIALQNNINIRPVLKKNQGEEVGIFVAKDFNFADVYNLELRR from the coding sequence ATGGCCGATGAATCGTCCCCTGTCGTGCGCCAGCTGCACGGTGCCGATCCAACGCCCGAAAGGGACGAAATCCTTCACGAGCGGGGAATCCAGCCGATCGGTGGCATGACGCCCGCGCGGCGCAACACCGCGCTGATCTTCGCCGGCACGGCGATGGTCCTGGGCATTCTTTGGGTGAATTCCGGCACGGGCCGGCAATCCTCGTCTCGTGACCTCACCGCGCCGGCAGGCGCAGCGCGGGAACGACCCGATATCGTCGCTCGGGAAACCGTCGACTATGCCGCGGTCGCTCCTCAACCTCGGCCGCTCGGGGCCGCTGGCGCGGACCCCAACGCGCCGGTGCTCAATCCTGCAGTTGGCGTTCCCGGCCCTGACGGCCAAATTGTTCCAGCCATGCAGCCGGGCGCGGCACCGAGCGGAACCAGTACCCCTCGGCCAACGCTTGCCGAGCAGGCACGGCGGTCCACACTAATTGCCTATGGAGGTCGCGATCTCGGCGGCGAGGCTGGCCGGCCCATCGCTGCGGGGGCTGCCGGCGAAGCGCCGGACAACGCTGCGGGAGCGCCCGAGAGCGGCGAGGGCAGGGCACCCAACGCGCTCGATCTTTTGCGGCAAAGCTCGTCGATCGGGGAGGCGCGGGCCTCGATGCTGCCGAACCGCAACTTTTTGATCACGGCGGGCACATTGATCCCCTGTATTCTGCAAACCGCCATCAATTCCGCGCAGCCCGGTTACACATCATGCCTGATCCCGCGTGACGTCTATTCCGAGAACGGCCGGGTTGTACTGATGGAAAAGGGCACGCGCGTTCTGGGAGAATATCGCGGCGGCATCCAGCAAGGGCAAAATCGCCTGTTCGTCCTATGGACGCGGGCGGTAACGCCTCAGGGCGTGCGGATCGATCTTGCCTCGCCTGGCTCCGATGCTCTCGGCCGCGCCGGGCTTGCGGGCGCGGTCGACAGCTTCTTCTGGGCGCGCTTTGGCGGCGCCTTGCTCCTCTCGCTCGTCGATGATGCCGCCTATATTGCCGGACAGGCTGCCTCCAGCGGCAACGGCAATTTCAACAATGTGACGCGGGCACCCAGCGAAGGGGCGGCGATCGCTCTGCAGAACAATATTAATATCCGGCCGGTGCTGAAGAAGAATCAAGGTGAGGAGGTCGGCATCTTCGTCGCCAAGGATTTCAACTTCGCCGACGTCTACAATCTGGAACTGCGGCGGTAA
- the virB11 gene encoding P-type DNA transfer ATPase VirB11: protein MRDTAVLRHYLAPLLPLLEPEDVTELVINRPGEAGIEDRGGWRWQEMPELDSDWLGTLAVAAASFTHQDIDGQSPICSTVLPGGERCQIVIPSVTPSGCPSFTIRKPSTVTLPIDQLASAGLFRTTRASAKGLTDVDARLVALRDAGDWPEFFKVAVPARKNILVSGATGSGKTTLAKALIQLIPPEERLLTIEDTRELVVPHRNVVHMIYSSEGQGLAKVGAKQLLESALRMRPDRILLQELRDGTAFYYLRNVNSGHPGSITTVHAGSAAGAFEQLTLLVKESEGGRDLARDDIRGLLRMLVDVVVQTRRHSGRFEVEEVYFEPKASDAAAA, encoded by the coding sequence ATGCGCGATACCGCCGTCCTTCGCCACTATCTGGCGCCGCTCCTGCCGCTTCTGGAACCGGAAGATGTCACTGAGCTGGTGATCAACCGTCCGGGAGAAGCGGGGATCGAGGATCGCGGAGGGTGGCGCTGGCAGGAGATGCCGGAGCTGGACAGCGACTGGCTGGGGACGCTCGCCGTTGCTGCGGCGAGCTTCACGCACCAGGACATCGATGGTCAGTCCCCGATCTGTTCGACGGTCCTTCCGGGCGGAGAGCGCTGCCAGATCGTCATACCGTCGGTCACCCCAAGCGGTTGTCCTTCCTTCACGATCCGTAAACCGTCGACCGTGACCCTGCCGATCGACCAATTGGCTAGCGCCGGGCTTTTCCGCACGACGCGTGCCAGCGCCAAGGGCCTCACCGATGTCGATGCGCGGTTAGTGGCGCTGCGCGACGCAGGCGACTGGCCGGAATTCTTCAAGGTCGCCGTCCCTGCGCGCAAGAATATACTGGTCAGCGGTGCCACCGGCTCGGGCAAGACGACCCTCGCAAAAGCGCTCATCCAGCTTATCCCCCCGGAGGAGCGGTTGCTCACCATCGAGGACACCCGAGAACTCGTCGTGCCTCATCGCAACGTCGTTCACATGATCTATTCGAGCGAAGGGCAGGGGCTGGCCAAGGTCGGCGCCAAGCAGCTGCTCGAAAGCGCACTGCGCATGCGGCCTGATCGGATCTTGCTGCAGGAACTACGCGACGGCACCGCCTTCTACTACCTGCGTAACGTCAATTCGGGGCATCCCGGGTCGATCACCACGGTCCATGCCGGCTCGGCCGCCGGCGCGTTCGAGCAGCTAACGCTGCTGGTGAAGGAATCGGAAGGCGGCCGCGATCTTGCGCGCGACGATATTCGCGGGCTGCTCCGCATGCTGGTCGACGTGGTCGTGCAGACGCGGCGCCACAGCGGGCGCTTCGAAGTCGAAGAGGTCTATTTCGAGCCGAAGGCCAGCGATGCTGCCGCGGCGTAA
- a CDS encoding type IV secretory system conjugative DNA transfer family protein produces MLPRRNPWTLGLGAIGAILLWAVITLFVALFGLGQIGPNIDLDTLPAWLWYYRGDPLLANWIKRGAMAGAAVVTLLVLTILRRGPALHGTARFAREGEIRREGLRAPSGIVVGRKAGRFLIFGGNEHVLLEAPTRAGKGVGVVIPNLLTWPDSVVVLDVKRENWSTSAGYRQRGGQSVYLFDPLDPEGRTARYNPLAHIRRADDTEVVNELQKIAVMLFPAPERSDPFWAEAARAAFIGVGALVAANPGMAFTIGEIYRRLTTGDPKSDLPKALEEARGAGQRLSQACVSAIQDFASASDNTFSGIKQTITARLNLWLNPVVDAATSASDFDLREVRARRMSIYLGVSPDNIDRIAPVYSLFLQQLVDLNTRDLPDAASNVPVLILLDEFARLGKASVIAGGFSYVAGYGLRLLPVIQSRAQLRAIYGPDVTDEIIANCGLEVVFTPKELKVANELSERLGFFTMNVKSRSRTIHGLLANRSISESDQRRALLLPQELMQMPKTELLLLRGGIAPIRGRKIAFYRMPRFTRRVLSPPILPSRPIPAALSPTVLPPGKHQMVPPYNVAEGPTAKSTGGALLEETKMREMTEGELAGAAQITDDMLVLGDLTDLPPPGDEAAAIAFVSSMIERALVQPAEPSSSPVMQERADHGR; encoded by the coding sequence ATGCTGCCGCGGCGTAATCCTTGGACACTCGGCCTGGGCGCCATTGGCGCGATCCTGCTGTGGGCCGTCATCACCCTGTTCGTTGCCTTGTTCGGGCTCGGGCAGATCGGACCTAATATCGATCTCGACACTCTGCCGGCCTGGCTCTGGTATTATCGCGGCGATCCGCTGCTCGCTAACTGGATCAAGCGGGGAGCGATGGCTGGCGCCGCCGTGGTCACGCTTCTTGTCCTCACGATCCTGCGGCGAGGCCCAGCCTTGCACGGCACGGCGCGGTTTGCGCGCGAGGGCGAAATCCGACGCGAAGGGCTGCGCGCCCCATCTGGCATTGTCGTCGGACGGAAAGCAGGACGCTTCCTCATTTTCGGCGGGAACGAGCATGTCCTGCTCGAAGCGCCGACGCGGGCGGGCAAGGGTGTAGGTGTTGTCATCCCCAATCTGCTGACTTGGCCGGATTCGGTCGTCGTGCTGGATGTGAAGCGGGAGAATTGGAGTACCAGCGCCGGTTATCGCCAACGGGGGGGCCAATCCGTTTACCTCTTCGATCCGTTGGACCCAGAGGGCCGGACGGCACGGTACAATCCCCTGGCCCATATCCGGCGAGCCGATGACACCGAAGTCGTTAACGAGCTTCAGAAAATCGCAGTCATGCTCTTCCCTGCGCCGGAACGATCGGACCCGTTCTGGGCCGAGGCGGCGCGCGCGGCCTTCATCGGCGTCGGCGCACTCGTTGCTGCCAATCCTGGCATGGCCTTTACGATCGGTGAGATCTATCGACGGCTCACCACTGGCGATCCCAAGAGCGACCTTCCCAAGGCTCTGGAAGAGGCGAGGGGGGCAGGACAGCGCCTAAGTCAGGCCTGCGTCTCGGCAATCCAGGATTTCGCCTCGGCTTCGGACAATACCTTTTCGGGGATCAAGCAGACGATCACGGCGCGGCTCAATCTCTGGCTCAACCCAGTGGTCGATGCGGCGACATCGGCAAGCGATTTCGATCTGCGCGAAGTCCGGGCGCGGCGCATGTCGATCTATCTCGGTGTCTCTCCCGACAATATCGACCGGATCGCGCCGGTTTACAGCCTCTTCCTGCAGCAGCTGGTGGATCTCAACACGCGTGATCTGCCCGATGCTGCCAGCAATGTCCCAGTGCTGATCCTGCTCGATGAATTCGCAAGGCTCGGGAAGGCCTCGGTCATCGCGGGTGGCTTTTCCTATGTCGCTGGATATGGCTTGCGTCTGCTGCCGGTGATCCAGAGCCGGGCGCAGCTGCGGGCCATTTATGGTCCCGATGTTACCGACGAAATCATCGCCAATTGCGGCCTTGAGGTGGTGTTCACGCCCAAGGAGCTGAAGGTCGCGAACGAGCTTTCCGAACGGCTCGGCTTCTTCACGATGAATGTAAAATCGCGCAGCCGAACGATCCATGGGCTGCTGGCCAATCGCAGCATATCGGAATCCGATCAGCGTCGTGCGCTGTTGCTGCCGCAGGAGCTGATGCAGATGCCCAAGACCGAGCTGCTGTTGCTGCGCGGCGGCATTGCACCCATTCGCGGTAGGAAGATCGCCTTTTACCGAATGCCGCGCTTCACAAGGCGCGTGTTGTCGCCGCCCATTCTGCCGTCGCGGCCTATCCCCGCTGCACTATCCCCAACGGTTCTGCCGCCTGGCAAGCATCAGATGGTGCCCCCTTACAATGTCGCGGAGGGGCCAACGGCGAAGAGCACGGGCGGGGCCTTGCTGGAGGAGACCAAGATGCGGGAAATGACCGAGGGTGAACTGGCGGGCGCGGCCCAGATTACCGATGACATGCTGGTCCTAGGCGACCTGACTGACTTGCCGCCGCCCGGCGATGAGGCAGCGGCCATCGCTTTCGTGTCATCGATGATCGAGAGGGCGCTTGTGCAGCCGGCAGAGCCGTCATCTTCACCCGTCATGCAGGAAAGGGCAGACCATGGCCGCTGA
- a CDS encoding LPD7 domain-containing protein, whose amino-acid sequence MAAEKPVKPRNAGKRSNTIAQDAGAKPAKAPQSSPEATKKVKSVDPSFLQAASPGAIPEALRKRYFSTTSKWSGEPAYFTTAQAKEPAFRDQGRRLITSSESEEIVRDLVAIARHRGWSHVHVTGSETFRRAAWLEASRHGLEVRGYRPNERDLQELDRVRRDASRNSIAPAVTAPASREPARGHRQADEASRQTSSEQSQEKNARAAQSQLRVIETVVRAALFDNPDAVARVMKVANDKVQTHLQAGRQFQAAKVRDMSGRAVEPSGRKRQEPGKERPPLQRSRGR is encoded by the coding sequence ATGGCCGCTGAGAAACCTGTGAAGCCACGCAATGCGGGCAAGCGTAGCAATACGATCGCGCAGGACGCGGGAGCCAAGCCTGCGAAAGCGCCGCAATCGTCACCCGAAGCAACCAAGAAGGTGAAATCGGTAGATCCGTCCTTCCTCCAAGCGGCGTCGCCCGGTGCCATTCCCGAGGCTTTGCGGAAGCGCTATTTCTCCACGACGAGCAAATGGTCGGGCGAGCCCGCATATTTTACGACGGCGCAGGCCAAGGAACCGGCGTTTCGCGACCAAGGCAGACGGCTCATCACCTCGAGCGAAAGCGAAGAGATCGTGCGCGACCTCGTTGCTATCGCCCGCCATCGCGGGTGGTCGCACGTCCATGTTACTGGCAGCGAAACGTTCCGAAGGGCGGCGTGGCTCGAAGCCAGTCGCCACGGTCTGGAAGTTCGGGGATATCGGCCGAACGAACGGGATCTGCAGGAGCTGGATCGCGTCCGGCGCGATGCAAGCCGCAACAGCATCGCCCCTGCCGTCACGGCGCCAGCATCGCGCGAACCCGCTCGCGGCCACCGCCAGGCCGATGAGGCTTCTAGGCAAACATCGTCGGAGCAAAGCCAGGAGAAAAATGCGCGGGCGGCCCAGAGCCAGCTTCGCGTGATTGAGACGGTGGTGCGCGCGGCCTTGTTCGACAATCCGGATGCGGTTGCCAGGGTGATGAAGGTGGCAAACGACAAGGTGCAAACGCATCTGCAGGCGGGGCGGCAGTTCCAGGCAGCCAAGGTGCGGGACATGTCCGGCCGGGCAGTTGAGCCGTCGGGCCGGAAGCGGCAGGAACCCGGCAAGGAACGACCGCCGCTGCAACGATCTCGAGGCCGTTGA
- a CDS encoding HEPN domain-containing protein: MAYRYPPGSPLHHEALKDKQRQLREGFPTPLTLRVHRALSWLRRAEAEESDEDVRFILLWIGFNAAYAGDVEASRVVGIPDGERGLFQAFFATLVGYDGKHRIYDMVWQRFPQEIRMLLANRYVFHPFWQHHNGASGYADWADRLERSRTAIGAALRDHDTAKILSILFDRLYVLRNQLVHGGSTWNSDVNRAQVRDGAALLGCLLPIFIDLMMDNAGHEWPMPNYPVVE; encoded by the coding sequence ATGGCCTATCGCTATCCGCCCGGCAGCCCGCTGCATCATGAAGCCTTGAAGGACAAACAGCGCCAGCTGCGCGAAGGATTTCCCACGCCGCTCACGCTCAGGGTGCATCGCGCCCTGTCATGGCTGCGCCGTGCCGAAGCCGAGGAGAGCGATGAGGACGTGCGCTTCATTCTGCTGTGGATTGGGTTCAACGCGGCCTATGCCGGTGATGTGGAAGCATCGCGTGTGGTCGGTATCCCCGATGGCGAGCGGGGATTGTTTCAAGCGTTCTTCGCAACCCTTGTGGGCTATGACGGCAAGCACCGGATCTACGACATGGTCTGGCAGCGCTTCCCTCAGGAAATCCGGATGCTGCTCGCAAACCGCTATGTCTTCCATCCCTTTTGGCAGCACCACAATGGTGCGTCCGGCTATGCCGACTGGGCTGACAGGCTCGAGCGGTCGCGGACAGCGATAGGCGCCGCACTGCGCGATCATGACACGGCGAAAATACTCTCGATCCTGTTCGACCGGCTTTATGTGCTGCGCAACCAACTGGTGCATGGCGGCTCGACATGGAACAGCGATGTCAATCGCGCCCAAGTCAGGGATGGCGCCGCGCTGCTCGGCTGCTTGCTGCCGATCTTCATCGATCTCATGATGGACAATGCCGGGCATGAATGGCCAATGCCGAACTACCCGGTGGTGGAATAG
- a CDS encoding DUF3883 domain-containing protein, whose protein sequence is MAEVWSDQEIDHIVADYFAMLTDELVGRSFNKAARNRDLQAVIDRSKGSIEFKHQNISAVLLGLGQPWIEGYKPAANFQNALVDGVLRWLEARPEWLAPDRLSRAALNVPEAQGSLRIGPPPTVRNEPSPIDPAFMAAIGRKYDVAERDARNRALGKAGEECVLHHERSHLSAAGRDDLADKVRWTSLQDGDGFGFDIRSFETDGREKLIEVKTTNGWERTPFHISRNELAVADTRREEWCLMRLWNFARAPSAFTLRPPLSDHAQLTATSFLAELN, encoded by the coding sequence GTGGCGGAAGTCTGGTCCGATCAGGAAATTGATCACATCGTCGCCGACTATTTCGCCATGCTCACCGACGAGCTGGTTGGCCGCTCCTTCAATAAAGCAGCGCGAAACCGCGATCTTCAGGCCGTGATCGACCGCAGCAAGGGCTCGATCGAGTTCAAGCATCAGAATATCAGTGCGGTCTTGCTCGGCCTTGGTCAGCCTTGGATCGAGGGCTACAAGCCGGCCGCCAATTTCCAGAATGCGCTGGTCGATGGCGTCCTACGGTGGTTGGAGGCGCGGCCCGAATGGCTGGCTCCCGACAGGCTCTCACGAGCTGCGCTGAACGTACCGGAAGCGCAAGGATCACTGCGGATCGGGCCGCCGCCCACGGTGCGCAACGAACCGTCGCCGATCGATCCAGCGTTCATGGCCGCGATCGGCCGCAAATATGATGTCGCCGAGCGCGATGCGCGCAACCGGGCGCTTGGCAAGGCGGGTGAAGAATGCGTGCTGCATCACGAGCGCAGCCATCTATCAGCCGCGGGCCGCGACGATCTCGCGGACAAAGTTCGCTGGACATCTTTGCAGGATGGCGATGGTTTTGGCTTTGATATCCGGAGCTTTGAAACGGACGGGCGCGAGAAGCTGATCGAGGTCAAAACCACCAACGGATGGGAGCGCACGCCCTTTCATATCTCTCGCAATGAGCTGGCCGTCGCCGATACGAGGCGCGAGGAATGGTGCCTCATGCGGCTGTGGAATTTCGCCCGTGCGCCGAGTGCCTTCACGCTTCGCCCGCCCTTGAGCGATCACGCACAATTAACGGCGACCAGCTTCCTCGCCGAACTCAACTGA